From Candidatus Sphingomonas colombiensis, one genomic window encodes:
- a CDS encoding efflux RND transporter periplasmic adaptor subunit, with the protein MLLAGCGGAGSDAPSGRDRKHGGPVQVGYVVARTTSVPITVELPGRTVAFQSSEVRPQVAGVIQRRFFTEGSIVKRGEPLYQIDPSLYRAAADQASANLASAEATAAAAKTKAERYRPLAAIEAVSKQDYTDALAAQRQAQASILQNRAQLETARINLRFATVPAPISGRIGRSLFTVGALVTTSQADPLATIQQLDPIYVDIQQSASALLSLRRSLASGGAVPASAPVRLKLEDGEEFGRRGSVEFAEAVVDPSTGTVTLRARFANPDGLLLPGMFVRAVFDQAIDPNAILIPQAAVSRDPKGNASVWVVGPGDKAIQKTIVAPRTQGAFWVVTHGLAPGDRVITQGTGKLRADAPVRPVAADSPQRIAPPSQQQMDQQRQAKKAG; encoded by the coding sequence CTGCTCCTTGCGGGATGCGGGGGCGCGGGGAGCGACGCGCCTTCGGGCCGAGATCGGAAGCACGGGGGGCCGGTACAGGTCGGCTATGTGGTGGCGCGGACCACCAGCGTGCCGATCACGGTGGAACTGCCGGGTCGCACGGTCGCCTTTCAGAGTTCCGAAGTGCGGCCTCAGGTCGCCGGTGTGATCCAGCGGCGCTTCTTCACCGAAGGATCGATCGTCAAGCGCGGCGAGCCGCTCTATCAGATCGACCCCAGCCTCTATCGCGCGGCTGCGGATCAGGCGTCGGCCAACCTCGCCAGCGCGGAAGCCACGGCGGCGGCGGCGAAGACGAAAGCCGAACGCTATCGCCCGCTCGCCGCGATCGAAGCGGTGAGCAAGCAGGATTACACCGATGCGCTCGCCGCTCAGCGGCAGGCACAAGCATCGATCCTGCAAAATCGCGCACAGCTGGAAACAGCGCGGATCAACCTTCGCTTCGCCACCGTCCCCGCGCCGATCTCTGGCCGGATCGGGCGATCCCTGTTTACCGTGGGCGCTCTCGTCACGACCAGTCAGGCGGATCCGCTGGCGACTATTCAACAGCTCGATCCGATCTATGTCGACATTCAGCAATCGGCCTCCGCGCTTCTTTCGTTGCGCCGCAGCCTTGCTTCCGGCGGCGCGGTGCCAGCGAGCGCGCCCGTTCGGCTGAAGCTTGAGGATGGAGAGGAATTCGGGCGTCGGGGCAGCGTGGAATTCGCCGAAGCGGTCGTCGATCCAAGCACCGGCACGGTGACGCTGCGCGCGCGCTTCGCCAATCCAGACGGGCTGCTGTTGCCGGGCATGTTCGTGCGCGCGGTGTTCGATCAGGCGATCGATCCTAATGCGATCCTCATACCGCAGGCGGCGGTTTCCCGCGACCCCAAGGGCAATGCCTCGGTCTGGGTGGTCGGCCCGGGCGACAAGGCGATCCAAAAGACAATCGTCGCCCCCCGCACGCAAGGCGCATTCTGGGTTGTCACGCATGGGCTGGCTCCCGGCGACCGCGTCATCACGCAGGGAACCGGCAAGCTGCGGGCAGACGCGCCGGTGCGGCCGGTCGCAGCGGATTCTCCACAGCGCATCGCCCCGCCATCGCAACAGCAGATGGATCAGCAGCGTCAGGCCAAGAAGGCCGGCTGA
- a CDS encoding enoyl-CoA hydratase/isomerase family protein — translation MKKHIDVSLDGHVATVVIDRPPHNHVNAALIGALADTFEDLDRDDHCRAIVLATAGRVFCGGADLSGDKPLMNESGEAETPILYRNAVRLFAARKPVVAAIQGAAIGAGLGLALVADFRVAAPEARFSANFVSLGFHAGFGISYTLPRVIGVQKASLMLLTGRRVKADEALTYGLVDEVVPAERLREAAATLAAEIAAAAPLGVEATRATLRGDIAAAVERQTQHERAEQDRLMTTADFREGISAVAERRPGNFTRR, via the coding sequence ATGAAAAAACATATCGATGTGTCGTTGGACGGCCATGTCGCGACCGTGGTGATTGATCGCCCTCCTCATAATCACGTCAACGCCGCACTGATCGGGGCGCTTGCCGATACGTTCGAGGATCTGGACCGCGACGATCATTGCCGCGCGATCGTGCTGGCGACTGCCGGACGGGTCTTTTGCGGCGGTGCGGATCTTTCCGGGGACAAGCCGCTCATGAACGAAAGCGGCGAAGCGGAAACGCCGATCCTGTATCGCAACGCGGTGCGGCTGTTCGCAGCGCGCAAGCCCGTCGTCGCCGCCATCCAGGGCGCGGCGATAGGCGCCGGGCTCGGGCTGGCGCTAGTGGCCGATTTCCGCGTCGCCGCGCCCGAAGCCCGCTTTTCGGCGAATTTCGTCAGTCTCGGTTTTCATGCAGGCTTCGGCATTTCCTATACCCTGCCGAGGGTGATCGGCGTGCAAAAGGCATCACTGATGCTGCTGACGGGGCGGCGGGTGAAGGCGGATGAGGCGCTCACTTATGGCTTGGTCGACGAGGTGGTTCCCGCGGAGCGACTGCGCGAAGCGGCTGCCACGCTCGCCGCGGAGATCGCGGCGGCGGCCCCTCTCGGTGTGGAAGCGACCCGCGCGACGCTGCGTGGTGATATTGCCGCTGCGGTGGAGCGGCAGACGCAACACGAACGCGCCGAGCAAGACCGACTGATGACAACGGCCGATTTTCGCGAGGGTATAAGCGCGGTTGCGGAACGACGCCCGGGCAATTTTACCCGCAGATGA
- a CDS encoding alpha/beta fold hydrolase encodes MDGAATFDPINTARAEFERMMARNISGLSYFTSPAPAVGATPKDLLISRGPMRLNHYRPMTDEVYRIPILLVMATTNRGFIFDMVPGQSLVEFLLKAGFDVFMLEWEAPRSHERSLSLESYVVDFLGSAVERVKQETREPDVSIVGYCFGGVLSLLYSALHPRNGVANLVTFTTPIDFSQMDLFAAWSDQRYFDVDRLVDTFGNVPGDMLYSSFDMLRPAARAAGNIRLYDNLWDDEYVKSFRMFERWNTDTLPLAGEYFRQTTKLLMWENRLLNGTMEVAGRGIDLGDIAVPFLHLAAEHDHIVPQAASGPLIGMIGSSDKQEIVLKGGHVSLVAGGNAIKRMWPALAGWLADRSL; translated from the coding sequence ATGGACGGCGCCGCGACCTTCGATCCGATCAACACCGCGCGCGCGGAGTTCGAACGGATGATGGCGCGGAATATTTCGGGGCTGAGCTATTTCACCTCCCCCGCCCCAGCCGTGGGCGCCACCCCCAAAGATCTGCTGATCTCACGCGGCCCGATGCGGCTGAACCATTATCGCCCGATGACCGACGAGGTCTATCGCATTCCAATCCTGCTGGTGATGGCCACGACCAATCGAGGCTTCATCTTCGATATGGTGCCGGGGCAAAGCCTCGTCGAATTCCTGCTCAAGGCCGGGTTCGATGTGTTCATGCTCGAATGGGAAGCGCCGCGCAGCCACGAACGCTCGCTTTCGCTCGAAAGCTATGTCGTGGACTTCCTTGGTAGCGCGGTCGAACGGGTGAAACAGGAAACCCGCGAACCGGATGTCAGCATCGTCGGCTATTGCTTCGGGGGCGTCCTCTCATTGCTCTATTCCGCGCTTCACCCCCGGAATGGCGTGGCCAATCTGGTCACCTTCACGACGCCTATCGATTTCTCCCAAATGGATTTGTTCGCAGCCTGGTCGGATCAGCGATATTTCGATGTGGATCGGCTGGTCGATACGTTCGGCAATGTGCCGGGCGACATGCTCTATTCATCGTTCGACATGCTGCGCCCCGCCGCGCGTGCAGCCGGCAACATCCGTCTCTATGACAATCTGTGGGACGACGAATATGTGAAATCGTTCCGCATGTTCGAGCGATGGAACACCGATACCTTGCCGCTGGCCGGCGAATATTTCCGCCAGACCACCAAGCTGCTGATGTGGGAGAACCGCTTGCTCAACGGGACGATGGAAGTAGCGGGGCGCGGGATCGATCTTGGCGATATCGCCGTGCCGTTCCTGCATCTGGCGGCGGAGCACGATCACATCGTCCCGCAAGCGGCGTCCGGGCCGCTGATCGGCATGATCGGATCGTCGGACAAGCAGGAAATCGTGCTGAAAGGCGGCCATGTCAGCCTCGTCGCCGGGGGCAATGCGATCAAGCGGATGTGGCCCGCGCTTGCCGGCTGGCTGGCGGATCGCTCACTATGA
- a CDS encoding poly(R)-hydroxyalkanoic acid synthase subunit PhaE, with product MTNIAGRESLSVAMTITPTDPSAFFREMLGHWEKAVNSFGGDALKSEEFARGMNAATSTIASMQANTHQMMERMLAAANLPSRSDIDDLARRISAIEEALARIESKLGGTPPDLPKPRPGRGRKPPAQPS from the coding sequence TTGACCAATATTGCCGGGCGTGAAAGTCTCTCGGTTGCAATGACTATCACCCCAACCGACCCTTCGGCATTCTTTCGTGAAATGCTCGGTCATTGGGAAAAGGCCGTGAATAGTTTCGGCGGCGATGCATTGAAAAGCGAAGAATTTGCGCGCGGCATGAATGCCGCCACCTCAACGATCGCGAGCATGCAAGCCAATACGCATCAGATGATGGAGCGTATGCTGGCCGCCGCCAACCTGCCCAGTCGCAGCGATATCGACGACCTGGCGCGCCGCATCTCTGCCATTGAAGAAGCGCTTGCCCGGATAGAGAGCAAGCTCGGTGGTACGCCCCCCGATCTCCCCAAGCCCCGGCCCGGCCGGGGCCGCAAACCACCGGCGCAGCCAAGCTGA
- a CDS encoding multidrug efflux RND transporter permease subunit has protein sequence MSRIFIDRPIFAWVLAIIVMMGGIGAILGLPIAQYPDVAPPQVSVRASYPGANAQTIQNSVTQVIEQQLTGIDGLLYFSSSSSSRGSVSITATFAKGTNPDIAQVQVQNQIQQSVSRLPAQVQQQGLVVRKSNPDNLLIAGIYDITDRLTNQDVSDYLVANLQEPLGRLPGVGDTNVFGAQYAMRIWLDPAKLASFSLMPGDVITAIQNQNTEVAAGEIGAQPMPQTQMLNATVTAQSRLQTPEQFREIILKTLPSGATVRLSDVARIELGAENYSSVSRVNRHPGAGIAVLLAPGADALKTAELVKAEIARISKTFPPNLRVSYANDSTDFIKLSISEVVKTLIEAIILVVIVMFVFLQSWRATLVPAIAVPVVLLGTFAIFYLAGFTINTLTLFGLVLAIGLLVDDAIVVVENVERLMHENPEMTPREATIESMKEITVALVAIALVLSAVFLPMAFFGGSTGVIYRQFSLTIISAMMLSVAVAIILSPAITSNLLRQKSMEPDPRDTWLGRRAPWLIDGGERAKIWFNSNFDRGVQSYTGAVGRVVERKWLFLTIYAVIVALLAALFLRLPTGFLPTEDQGGAMIQIRLPAGATLNRTTTVQREVERYFMESEGKNLKTLFTVAGGGGGGASGQNTGQGFMSFTDWSNREGKENSADAIAARASAAFSNFRDAQVFVMIPPAIRGLGQSDGFTVELQNTGALSQQDFAAARDKLLALASADPKLNGVRLSELPDIGTLQVNTDAQKIASLGLTQNDVNTTLSTAWGGRYVNDFVDRGRVKRVYVQGDAPFRSAPDNIDQWFVRGSNGQMVPFSSFSSTAWSQAPTTLSRFNGVQSFEIQGSGARGVSSGDAMQRIAELAAQIPGTSIAWSGISYQERLSSGQAPLLYALSLIVVFLCLAALYESWSIPLAVLLVIPLGLIGAILFVTLRGLTNDVYLQIGLLTTMGLAAKNAILMIEFAEQEEKKGKRVIEAALAAARIRLRPILMTSFAFIFGVLPLAISTGAGANSRIAIGTAVIGGMLTATILAVFYIPMFFVLVRRGFRDTLARIRGEEPGYHPPEAGPALTSGAQS, from the coding sequence ATGTCTCGCATCTTCATCGATCGACCGATCTTCGCCTGGGTGCTGGCGATCATCGTGATGATGGGCGGCATCGGCGCGATTTTGGGGCTGCCGATCGCGCAATATCCGGACGTGGCGCCCCCACAGGTATCGGTCCGAGCGTCCTATCCGGGCGCCAACGCCCAGACGATCCAGAATTCGGTCACGCAGGTGATCGAGCAGCAGCTGACCGGGATCGACGGGCTGCTCTATTTCAGCTCGTCCTCATCCTCGCGTGGATCTGTTTCAATCACCGCAACCTTTGCCAAGGGAACCAATCCCGATATCGCGCAGGTGCAGGTACAAAATCAGATACAACAGTCGGTTAGCCGGCTGCCTGCCCAGGTGCAGCAGCAGGGCCTAGTGGTCCGCAAATCAAACCCGGACAATCTGCTGATCGCGGGCATTTACGACATCACTGACCGGCTGACCAATCAGGATGTCTCCGACTATCTGGTCGCCAATTTGCAGGAACCGCTCGGTCGGTTGCCGGGGGTCGGCGATACGAACGTGTTCGGCGCGCAATATGCGATGCGCATCTGGCTCGATCCGGCGAAGCTAGCGAGCTTCTCGCTGATGCCGGGGGACGTCATCACCGCGATTCAGAACCAGAATACGGAGGTCGCGGCTGGCGAAATCGGCGCCCAGCCGATGCCACAGACGCAGATGCTGAACGCGACGGTGACCGCACAATCGCGCCTCCAGACGCCGGAACAATTCCGCGAGATCATCCTGAAAACCCTTCCCTCCGGCGCCACGGTAAGGCTGTCAGACGTCGCGCGGATCGAGTTGGGTGCGGAAAACTATTCCTCTGTGAGCCGCGTTAATCGCCACCCCGGCGCCGGGATCGCGGTGCTGCTCGCACCCGGTGCGGACGCGCTCAAGACGGCGGAATTGGTGAAGGCTGAAATCGCCCGCATCTCCAAGACCTTCCCGCCCAATCTCCGCGTTTCCTATGCCAATGACTCGACGGATTTCATCAAGCTGTCGATCAGTGAGGTGGTGAAGACGCTGATCGAAGCGATCATCCTGGTCGTCATCGTGATGTTCGTCTTTCTGCAAAGCTGGCGCGCCACGCTGGTGCCGGCGATCGCAGTGCCAGTCGTGTTGCTCGGCACGTTCGCGATTTTCTATCTCGCTGGTTTCACGATCAATACGCTCACCTTGTTCGGATTGGTGCTGGCGATCGGCCTGCTCGTCGACGACGCGATCGTCGTGGTCGAGAATGTCGAACGGCTGATGCACGAAAATCCGGAAATGACGCCGCGTGAGGCGACGATCGAGTCGATGAAAGAGATCACCGTCGCGCTTGTCGCCATCGCGCTCGTGTTGTCCGCGGTATTCCTGCCGATGGCGTTCTTCGGCGGCTCAACCGGCGTGATCTATCGCCAGTTCTCGCTCACGATTATTTCCGCGATGATGCTTTCGGTCGCCGTGGCGATCATCCTTTCGCCGGCGATCACCTCCAATCTGCTCAGGCAGAAAAGCATGGAGCCCGATCCGCGCGATACGTGGCTGGGGCGCCGCGCGCCTTGGCTGATCGATGGCGGTGAACGCGCCAAAATCTGGTTCAACAGCAATTTCGACCGGGGCGTTCAGAGCTATACCGGCGCGGTCGGTCGTGTCGTGGAACGCAAATGGCTGTTCCTCACGATCTACGCCGTCATAGTCGCATTGCTTGCGGCGCTGTTCCTGCGCCTGCCGACCGGCTTCCTCCCGACCGAGGATCAGGGCGGCGCGATGATCCAGATCCGCCTTCCCGCTGGCGCAACGCTTAACCGCACGACCACGGTGCAGCGCGAAGTCGAGCGCTATTTCATGGAAAGCGAAGGGAAAAACCTCAAGACCCTGTTCACCGTGGCGGGTGGCGGCGGCGGGGGTGCCAGCGGTCAGAACACTGGTCAGGGCTTCATGTCGTTCACTGACTGGTCCAATCGCGAAGGGAAGGAAAACAGTGCGGACGCCATTGCCGCGCGTGCTTCGGCAGCGTTCAGCAATTTCCGCGACGCGCAGGTTTTCGTGATGATCCCCCCGGCCATTCGCGGGCTTGGCCAATCTGACGGCTTCACCGTGGAACTCCAGAACACCGGGGCGCTGTCTCAGCAGGATTTCGCCGCCGCGCGCGACAAGCTGCTGGCGTTGGCGAGCGCCGATCCGAAGCTCAACGGCGTCCGCCTCTCTGAACTTCCCGATATCGGCACGCTTCAGGTCAACACGGACGCGCAGAAGATCGCCTCGCTGGGCCTCACCCAGAATGACGTCAACACCACCCTGTCCACCGCCTGGGGTGGGCGCTACGTCAACGATTTCGTCGATCGCGGCCGCGTGAAACGCGTCTATGTGCAGGGTGACGCGCCATTCCGATCGGCTCCCGACAATATCGATCAATGGTTTGTGCGCGGATCGAACGGGCAGATGGTCCCCTTCTCATCATTCTCGTCGACGGCTTGGTCACAGGCGCCGACCACGCTCTCCCGCTTCAACGGGGTTCAGTCTTTCGAGATTCAGGGCTCGGGCGCGCGTGGTGTAAGCTCGGGCGACGCGATGCAGCGTATCGCCGAGCTGGCGGCGCAAATTCCCGGCACGAGCATCGCCTGGTCGGGCATCTCCTATCAGGAGCGTCTTTCGTCGGGGCAGGCGCCGCTGCTTTACGCGCTTTCGCTGATCGTCGTGTTTCTCTGCCTCGCTGCTTTGTATGAAAGCTGGTCGATACCGCTCGCCGTGCTGCTGGTGATCCCGCTCGGGCTGATCGGCGCGATCCTGTTCGTGACGCTGCGTGGGCTGACCAACGATGTTTATCTGCAGATTGGGCTGCTGACGACGATGGGGCTGGCGGCGAAAAACGCGATCCTGATGATCGAATTCGCCGAGCAGGAGGAGAAAAAGGGCAAGCGCGTGATCGAAGCCGCGCTCGCCGCCGCGCGCATCCGCCTGCGCCCGATCCTGATGACTAGCTTCGCCTTCATCTTCGGCGTGCTGCCGCTGGCGATCTCCACCGGCGCGGGGGCGAACAGCCGGATCGCGATCGGTACGGCGGTGATCGGCGGCATGTTGACCGCGACGATCCTTGCGGTTTTCTACATCCCGATGTTCTTCGTGCTCGTCCGTCGCGGTTTCCGTGACACGCTGGCTCGCATTCGTGGTGAAGAGCCGGGCTATCACCCGCCGGAGGCTGGCCCAGCCCTTACATCGGGAGCGCAATCGTGA
- a CDS encoding efflux transporter outer membrane subunit encodes MRRAILLATGISLSACSMAPKYVRPETPVPASWPIGDAYLRQSEVSLPSVTYRDIFRDPRLQRIIDQALANNRDLRIAAANIAAARAQYRIQRGELFPTIGASGSYNYSHANTSTAGGSATTDSLSAGISVTGFEIDLFGRVRSLTDAALNRYFAQEATARATRLTLVGDVASAWLSYAADRSLLAIAEETAANARRSVSLTDARLKGGVAPRTDLRQAEQVLASAEADLAAQKTALAQDVNALQLLVGAPIDLSLLPASIDEAGANIAELPAGLNSSILLRRPDVVSAEYGLRAANAQIGAARAQLFPKVSLTGLLGFASGALTSLFDGGAFSYSGAANAAYPIFSGGAGTAAVAQSQAQRDAALSTYEKAIQTAFRDVADALARRGTIADELAANQRNADAALDNYQLADARYRGEIDTFLATLVAQRSLYSAQRGLVQTKLTRATNLVTLYRTLGGDSLLDADQAGPSLSAQQ; translated from the coding sequence ATGCGCCGCGCGATCCTGCTCGCCACCGGCATCTCGCTGTCCGCGTGCAGCATGGCGCCGAAATATGTGCGCCCCGAAACGCCGGTGCCCGCATCATGGCCGATCGGCGACGCATATCTGCGGCAGAGCGAGGTATCGCTGCCCAGCGTCACCTATCGCGATATCTTCCGTGATCCCCGGCTGCAGCGGATCATCGACCAGGCATTGGCGAATAACCGCGATCTGCGCATCGCCGCCGCCAATATTGCGGCGGCGCGTGCCCAATATCGTATCCAGCGCGGCGAGTTATTCCCGACGATCGGGGCTAGCGGTTCATATAATTACAGTCACGCGAACACCTCCACGGCGGGAGGTTCGGCGACCACGGACTCGCTTTCCGCCGGCATCAGCGTCACCGGCTTCGAAATCGACCTGTTCGGCCGTGTCCGCTCGCTCACGGATGCCGCGCTAAACCGATATTTCGCGCAGGAAGCGACCGCGCGCGCGACCCGGCTGACGCTGGTGGGCGATGTGGCAAGCGCGTGGCTCAGCTATGCCGCCGATCGCAGCCTGCTCGCCATCGCGGAGGAGACCGCCGCCAACGCCCGCCGCAGCGTCTCGCTGACCGATGCGCGGTTGAAGGGCGGCGTCGCGCCACGCACCGACCTGCGGCAAGCCGAACAGGTGCTGGCAAGCGCGGAGGCGGATCTGGCCGCGCAGAAGACGGCGCTGGCGCAAGACGTGAATGCGCTACAGCTTCTCGTCGGCGCACCAATCGATCTCTCGCTGCTCCCAGCCTCGATCGATGAGGCTGGCGCCAATATCGCCGAATTGCCGGCGGGGCTCAATTCCAGCATTCTCCTACGTCGCCCGGACGTGGTTAGCGCCGAATACGGTTTGCGCGCTGCCAATGCGCAGATCGGCGCGGCGCGCGCGCAACTTTTCCCGAAGGTATCGCTGACCGGGTTGCTCGGCTTTGCCAGCGGGGCGCTCACCTCGCTGTTCGACGGCGGAGCGTTCAGTTATTCCGGCGCGGCCAATGCTGCCTATCCGATCTTCAGCGGCGGTGCAGGCACCGCGGCCGTGGCCCAGTCGCAAGCACAGCGTGACGCGGCGCTCTCCACTTACGAGAAAGCGATTCAGACCGCGTTTCGCGATGTCGCGGATGCGCTCGCCAGACGCGGCACAATCGCTGACGAGTTGGCGGCGAACCAGCGCAACGCCGATGCCGCGCTCGACAATTACCAATTGGCGGACGCGCGTTATCGTGGGGAGATCGACACCTTCCTCGCTACCCTCGTAGCGCAGCGATCACTCTATTCAGCCCAACGCGGGTTGGTACAAACCAAGCTGACACGCGCCACGAACCTGGTGACACTCTATCGTACATTGGGCGGGGATTCACTGCTGGATGCGGATCAGGCAGGGCCAAGTCTTTCGGCGCAACAATGA
- a CDS encoding GNAT family protein encodes MSQRIRRFRAADRDAMLAFAQDLPDHDLMFLGRDLKHPRVVEAWLQAIDDGWLDSLLAEDGETILGSVALVRDPLGWSAHVGEVRLLVSAERRGAGLGRDLLQAIMAIAVERGLAKLTAAMTPDQRNSVALFESLGFRGEALLRDQLRDRAGQPHDLAILSLDLGRQQATQRAYGFDANG; translated from the coding sequence ATGAGCCAACGCATCCGCCGTTTCCGCGCCGCAGACCGCGATGCGATGCTCGCCTTCGCGCAGGATTTGCCCGATCACGATCTAATGTTCCTTGGCCGCGACCTGAAGCATCCGCGGGTGGTGGAGGCGTGGCTTCAGGCGATCGACGATGGGTGGCTCGATAGCCTTTTGGCGGAAGATGGCGAGACAATCCTGGGCTCGGTCGCGCTGGTGCGCGATCCGCTCGGCTGGTCCGCCCACGTCGGCGAAGTGCGGCTGCTGGTGTCGGCCGAGCGGCGCGGCGCCGGACTTGGGCGCGATTTGTTGCAGGCGATCATGGCCATCGCCGTCGAGCGCGGTCTCGCGAAATTGACTGCGGCGATGACCCCGGATCAGCGCAATTCGGTCGCGCTGTTCGAGAGCCTGGGCTTTCGTGGTGAGGCGCTATTGCGGGATCAGTTGCGCGATCGCGCCGGCCAACCGCATGATCTCGCGATCCTCAGCCTCGATCTCGGCCGGCAGCAGGCAACGCAACGCGCTTATGGCTTTGACGCAAACGGATGA
- a CDS encoding BamA/TamA family outer membrane protein, producing MAHAQSTQSGAPGDAQNNTPIMPDAEFDKALPPLSSDLNAPLEAMPTDEQHPTGGATAPAPIVPPGTLPPPAPEDTQLAQPLPPIATFESTPLETAADVKDKTAPEIRYETVVRGLDAIDLTDQFNALSSLKKGGGKAANATQIAARAREDEALAVRLMKSLGYYDGVATSVIERPTAKNSIARAIITAAPGKLYRLGTINVVAPPTIPPGLVRAQLPLKTGDPIEAARVEAAEANVTLILPQRGYPFAKVGDRDILLDDQTLTGDYTLPVETGARGSFGKLRTKGRPVFALEHLNVFPRFKSGDLYDARKVDDLRQALTATGLFNSVSVEPVATGEPGPDGTELVDLIVNQRRGKTHSIAAQAGYDTGEGIKLEGTWTSRDMFPPEGALIASATAGTQQQGASATFRRSNAGERDRTFSIIASANHQNYDAFNAITGTLAVRFSYDSTPLWQKKITYAYGVELTGTNESVYDFAREERVRRTYGIVALPVQVQWDTSDNLLNPTRGYRLKLNLSPETSVEGSIDPYVRAMLEGTFYYPVSDSLVIAGRARAGSIVGISRDDLAPSRRYYGGGGGSVRGFGYQRLGPLDPQGNPVGGRSINEFALEARYRFGDFGIVPFIDAGNAYESVLPKGSDLRFGAGIGGRFYTNFGPMRVDIATPLNPRKGDSRIALYISIGQAF from the coding sequence CTGGCCCATGCTCAATCGACGCAATCCGGGGCGCCCGGCGATGCGCAAAACAACACACCGATCATGCCGGATGCGGAGTTCGACAAGGCGCTCCCACCGCTTTCAAGTGACTTGAACGCGCCACTCGAAGCCATGCCGACGGACGAGCAGCACCCGACGGGCGGCGCCACCGCGCCAGCCCCGATCGTCCCGCCCGGAACCTTGCCGCCGCCCGCACCGGAGGACACGCAACTCGCGCAGCCGCTTCCGCCGATCGCGACGTTCGAAAGCACGCCGCTGGAGACGGCGGCCGACGTAAAGGACAAGACCGCGCCGGAAATTCGTTACGAAACGGTCGTTCGCGGTTTGGATGCGATCGATCTCACCGATCAGTTCAATGCGCTATCCTCGCTGAAGAAGGGCGGCGGCAAAGCGGCGAACGCGACGCAGATCGCCGCCCGTGCGCGCGAAGATGAGGCGCTCGCGGTACGGCTGATGAAGTCGCTCGGCTATTATGACGGCGTGGCGACTTCGGTGATCGAGCGGCCTACGGCGAAGAACTCCATCGCACGCGCCATCATCACCGCCGCGCCGGGCAAGCTCTATCGCCTAGGGACGATAAATGTCGTCGCGCCGCCCACCATCCCGCCGGGTCTGGTGCGCGCCCAACTGCCGCTCAAGACGGGCGATCCGATCGAGGCCGCGCGCGTCGAAGCGGCGGAGGCCAATGTAACCCTGATCCTGCCCCAGCGTGGCTACCCCTTCGCCAAGGTTGGTGATCGCGATATCCTGCTCGACGACCAAACGTTGACCGGGGATTATACGCTGCCGGTGGAAACCGGGGCGAGGGGCTCTTTCGGCAAGCTGCGCACGAAGGGGCGACCCGTATTCGCGCTTGAGCATCTGAATGTTTTTCCGCGCTTCAAATCCGGCGATCTTTATGACGCGCGCAAGGTCGATGATCTGCGCCAGGCGCTTACCGCCACCGGCCTGTTCAACTCCGTGTCCGTCGAGCCGGTCGCGACCGGAGAGCCGGGGCCGGACGGCACCGAACTCGTAGATCTTATCGTTAACCAACGGAGGGGAAAGACCCACAGCATCGCCGCGCAGGCTGGTTATGACACAGGCGAGGGGATCAAGCTCGAAGGAACCTGGACCAGTCGCGACATGTTCCCGCCAGAGGGCGCCCTGATCGCGAGCGCTACAGCCGGTACGCAGCAACAGGGGGCGTCCGCCACCTTCCGCCGCTCCAATGCCGGGGAGCGTGACCGTACGTTTTCGATCATCGCGTCCGCGAACCACCAGAATTATGACGCGTTCAACGCGATCACGGGCACGCTGGCGGTGCGCTTCAGTTACGACTCCACGCCGCTGTGGCAGAAGAAAATCACTTATGCCTATGGGGTGGAACTGACGGGCACCAACGAAAGCGTCTATGATTTCGCGCGGGAGGAGCGGGTACGGCGCACCTACGGCATCGTCGCGTTGCCTGTGCAGGTGCAGTGGGACACGTCGGATAATCTGCTCAATCCGACGCGGGGCTATCGGCTCAAGCTCAACCTCAGCCCTGAAACATCGGTGGAGGGTTCGATCGATCCTTATGTCCGCGCGATGCTCGAAGGGACGTTCTACTATCCCGTGTCGGACAGCCTCGTGATCGCCGGTCGCGCGCGCGCGGGGTCGATCGTGGGTATTTCTCGCGATGATCTGGCGCCGTCCCGGCGTTATTATGGCGGCGGGGGCGGATCGGTGCGCGGTTTCGGCTATCAGCGGCTCGGGCCTCTCGATCCGCAGGGCAATCCGGTCGGCGGGCGCAGCATCAACGAATTCGCGCTGGAGGCGCGTTATCGGTTTGGTGATTTCGGGATCGTGCCGTTCATCGATGCCGGCAACGCATATGAAAGCGTACTGCCGAAGGGCAGCGATCTGCGTTTCGGCGCAGGCATCGGCGGCCGATTCTATACTAATTTCGGGCCAATGCGCGTCGACATCGCGACGCCGCTCAATCCGCGCAAGGGCGATAGCCGTATCGCGCTGTACATCTCGATCGGGCAGGCATTCTGA